The DNA segment GGAAGTTCTGCAAGAACCCAAACCTTGCCGTAGCTGGAGATTTCTCCTTTTCGGGACTCAATATTCCTGGAAATACAGCAAATCGAGTTGGATCGAATGTCACCCTCGTGAATGTTGATGTGCTACCAGGACTTAACACTCTTGGTATTTCTCTCGCTCGGTTAGACTATGCACCCAATGGTGGCTTAAACCCTCCCCACATTCACCCTCGTGGCACAGAGATCCTTGTGGTTGTGGAAGGCACCCTTCATGTTGGCTTTGTGACATCCAACCCTAATCGGTTTATCTCCAAAGTCTTATACCCAGGAGATGTTTTTgtatttccaattggtctcattcaTTTCCAGTTTAATATTGCAAAGACGAAAGCAGTTGCCTTTGCTGGACTGAGCAGCCAAAACCCAGGTGTTATCACTATGGCAGATGCAATCTTTGGGCCTGATCTACCCATTAATCCTGATGTTCTTGCTAAGGCCTTCCAATTGGACAAGGATGTCgtggaaaaacttcagaaactgcTTGAGAATGCATAAAACAGCCATCCAAAAATCAGTGCAGCTCACTGTTTAAGAATTGTGTTTAGTTATTATGTTTCCTGCAGTGTCGCCAATAATTGAGCTCGCATGTCCTGATTAAATGAATAGATGTTTTCTTGGTGCATCTTTACTAATTAAATAAACAGATGTTTTCTCTTTGTGCCTTACTAGAACACtcggataaaagaaatatagtgtaCCATAAACTAACAATCAATTCAGTTAAATTAAGAATCAAATTGATTCGTCTCACTCTGATTTGACCAACGTTTTCATTTGTTTACTTGAAGTAAaactaagaattaaaaaaaaaaattagttagatGCTCAAGACGTGGAAAATGGAATAGGCtcgcttaaattttttttttttttttttttttcgaaaggATAGAAAATCATTTGATTAGAAAAAGGAGTTACAGGCCTAAGACTAAGAAATTAAAGCCGGATAAAGTCCAGACCAAAAGCTTACAACAAGAAGCCCTTAAGGTCCACAAACGAGGAAAGATGCAGATGAGATTGTCTCCACTAGGCCAGCCGTCGACCGCATTTTCAGTAGCAACAGGGAAGCTGAACCAAACAAGAAAAATGAGATCATTTTCTTGCTCAAGAAACCAGTTTTAACAAAAAAACCAGTCAAAACCCCAAGCGTATCTTTCTTTCACGGCCCTAGACCTAACAGACTCTTAACCAACAAAAAACAACAGTCTTTGGCGAGGTAGTGCACGGCAAAGCTCGTAGCATTTCCAGCCTTAAGGGTCAACTCCAGTCAGTCGGCAAATGCAAGAACCAGTCGAACAGTTAGACGATCTCAAAGGTACCAAGCACAACTAAAATAATAACACCCTCCATAGCCCAACCCAGAGAAACTCCAACCATGCAATGCCAAGACAAAGCCAGACCTACATGCAAACTATATCATCCAAAGTAGATCAACAAAAACTCTCTATAGTCGGCGCCAGATCTACAGCAAAAACTCGAAAATAACACTATTTATGCACAAACATTGCCCAAAAGTTGGGAGGGCATAACCGGCATTTCGGACAGGGAATGAAGTCCCCCTTGCCCCAATGAGGCAGAGGAAGGCATAGGCCAAATGCCTTAGGAGAGGAAAAACGAGAGAGGAAATTTCTCTCTCTACTAGTTAGAGAGAGAGAATGTAATTCTTAATAATAATGGGGGTTATGCTCTTGCTTAGAATTCAATATGTTAAATAGACGCCACTGCATATGGAATGTAATTCGATGACTTCAATTtgcaaaatatataaatatttattggtaAAGCCAAAAAGGGCTTCGAACCACTCCCAAGAAAACCAAACGAAAACTTAAACTTCTGATTGAATTTTTTGGATAATTATTGCAAGGCATTGTCCAGAAGCCATTATTAGCTCACAAATGATGCACCCATTTTTCCTGctcaatgaaattagacacacatATAAAAGCAGTCATTTAATATTGAAAAAGAGATCAAGAAAAACTCTACATGGACATTACCTACTAAAACCTGGTTAATAGACCGTCCCTTGGTTCTTCAGGTTTTCATATCTGTTTGTGGATAAGTACGTGTGTGAACTTATAAGGATTAGCGTACTTCGATAAAATTGCCACAGTTTTACTAAGAAGCCTGTCATTACCCCTGTACTTAAATGTTTACATATCTAtcttccattaaaaaaaaaaaaaaaaggtcgcCCCTTGCACACAACCTAGGCTAATAAAAACTTACTAATCCAACAACATGAAAACCCAACAACAGCAAAATTGCAGAAGTACAAATAAAAAGACTATAAAACAGAACAAAAGTGCAGAAGTGCAAGATAATTAGGATTCAAACTCCGAAATCCTACCACTTTAGATACAATTATAGAGTGCTTACTATCTGGGGCTTTCAATTATATTATAAGCAAAGAACGTTAGCTGCTGCGTCTCCATGGTCGCACTCATCGAGGTTTGAACCGTACAAATCACCAACTCAATCGAGATTGTGCGATAGCTTGAACCAGATAACCAACCCAAACCACTTCTTGGAAAATGTATAAAAAGTTGCATTTTAAAATAAGATTGTTTTCCGTTATACACCTACTTTATATTGACAAATATATATCATCAATACAATAAAGATTTAGATGGTGGCTGCTGGCACAAAGCTCGGAAGCAACCATGCATAGTATTATACTAATGAACCAGctcaaaatgaaattaaaaatttattagagACAGAAAATGGCAAGACAGTTGAAGGATATTATAAAATAGGGTGTTTAAATTAGATCTTGATGGCTTCTTTTCCTTCAAAAAAAGGTCCAAACACCAAACAAATATACATATATGTGTGTGTGACTGCATCATTGGTATGATGAACTAGCACTAGATAATTTATTATCAAGTTTGCTGAGAGATCTGTGCTATGTCTTGCTTGAATTCAACATTGTTAACTTACATGATGGATAACAATTACTTCATCGACATGATCTGCAGACAGACAAAAGGAAACTTTTTCCTGTTGCCACAAGGTTTTTAATGTTGTATGCACTCTGCCACAAGCGTTTGTTCTCCATTTAGTTATAGAATTACTAGAATAAGGTCGTTCTGTCCTCCATGTCCCCATGGTCCTACAGCATTAGAACTACTAAACTCGTCTTGGATTGGATCATAGCTAGCTTGAAGAAGATGACCAACCAAAACCTCTCCTTGAAAACCATTATTTTCCGTTATTCTGTGTGGCAATAGATAACCCCTTCAGTGCTGGTATAATCTCGTTTCAGTTTTTCTGCTTTTGATCAAGTTTGTGTGACAACTTTTTACTACATATGTATACACTTTCCTTTTTTTGC comes from the Hevea brasiliensis isolate MT/VB/25A 57/8 chromosome 5, ASM3005281v1, whole genome shotgun sequence genome and includes:
- the LOC110673583 gene encoding germin-like protein subfamily 1 member 13; this encodes MKAFHFLLLLALAFSFASAFDPSHLQDFCVAISDPRNAAFVNGKFCKNPNLAVAGDFSFSGLNIPGNTANRVGSNVTLVNVDVLPGLNTLGISLARLDYAPNGGLNPPHIHPRGTEILVVVEGTLHVGFVTSNPNRFISKVLYPGDVFVFPIGLIHFQFNIAKTKAVAFAGLSSQNPGVITMADAIFGPDLPINPDVLAKAFQLDKDVVEKLQKLLENA